The following coding sequences lie in one Kribbella sp. NBC_00709 genomic window:
- a CDS encoding serine hydrolase domain-containing protein, with amino-acid sequence MSLTRRTVLKAAAAAVPIAALPTLPASARTAREPAAIGWLAEKIEAGMAKYAIPGAGLGVWYRGREYVRGFGVTSVDTQEAVSADTVFRIGSTTKTFTATAIMRLVERGRISLDRPVRAYLPAFRTQDASVSARVTVRQLLNHSAGWQGDYFQDTGDGDDALTRYVAGMAAVPQLTPLGKVFSYNNAAIGVAGLILETVYGKPYETAVRELVIDPLGLDHSRFFRSELGGFSVAASHNIVDGKPVVEPAFDRVPRGLHAAGGLISSARDQLRYAQYHLGHRGLPHLLSERGRIAMQSNPGPGGTLFVELNGPGVSWMLRPTAEGPTVVQHGGDWSGQHSGFLMVPERDFAITLLTNSESGPALVAELFADDWALQEFAGVSNLPAVPRELPPRKLAAYEGSYVSQQIGFDGKPSEFGLDLVAGDGELVASLEGEVALRLPFYRNDYVLALDPAGQPTHTRANFVRGKDGSVEWLRYGGRLFRHNPAGTRKVRPANLHQRLL; translated from the coding sequence GTGTCGCTCACCCGTCGTACCGTGCTCAAGGCCGCAGCTGCCGCTGTGCCGATCGCAGCATTACCTACTCTGCCCGCGTCCGCCCGTACTGCGAGGGAGCCCGCCGCGATCGGGTGGCTGGCCGAGAAGATCGAGGCGGGGATGGCGAAGTACGCGATCCCCGGCGCCGGGCTCGGTGTCTGGTACCGCGGCCGCGAGTACGTCCGCGGTTTCGGGGTGACCAGCGTCGACACGCAGGAAGCGGTGTCCGCCGACACCGTGTTCCGGATCGGCTCGACCACGAAGACCTTCACCGCGACCGCGATCATGCGGCTGGTCGAGCGTGGCAGGATCAGCCTCGACCGGCCGGTCCGCGCGTACCTGCCCGCCTTCCGGACCCAGGACGCGTCGGTCTCCGCACGGGTCACCGTTCGCCAGCTGCTGAACCACTCCGCCGGCTGGCAGGGCGACTACTTCCAGGACACCGGTGATGGCGACGACGCGCTGACCCGGTACGTCGCCGGGATGGCCGCAGTACCGCAGCTGACCCCGCTCGGGAAGGTCTTCTCGTACAACAACGCCGCGATCGGCGTGGCCGGCCTGATCCTCGAGACGGTGTACGGGAAGCCGTACGAGACCGCCGTTCGCGAGCTCGTCATCGACCCGCTCGGCCTGGACCACAGCCGGTTCTTCCGCAGCGAGCTCGGCGGCTTCAGCGTTGCCGCGTCGCACAACATCGTCGACGGCAAGCCGGTCGTCGAGCCGGCCTTCGACCGCGTCCCGCGGGGTCTGCACGCGGCCGGCGGCCTGATCTCGAGCGCCCGCGACCAGCTCCGGTACGCGCAGTACCACCTGGGCCACCGGGGACTGCCGCACCTGCTGAGCGAGCGCGGCCGGATCGCGATGCAGTCCAACCCCGGGCCGGGCGGCACGTTGTTCGTCGAGCTGAACGGGCCCGGGGTCTCGTGGATGCTGCGGCCGACCGCCGAAGGCCCGACGGTCGTCCAGCACGGTGGCGACTGGTCCGGTCAGCACTCAGGCTTCCTGATGGTCCCCGAGCGCGACTTCGCCATCACCCTGCTCACGAACTCGGAGAGCGGTCCCGCACTGGTGGCTGAGCTGTTCGCCGACGACTGGGCTTTGCAGGAGTTCGCCGGGGTCAGCAACCTGCCCGCCGTACCGCGTGAGCTGCCGCCTCGGAAGCTGGCTGCCTACGAGGGTTCCTATGTGTCGCAGCAGATCGGGTTCGACGGGAAGCCGAGCGAATTCGGACTCGACCTGGTCGCCGGCGACGGCGAACTGGTGGCCAGTCTGGAAGGCGAGGTCGCGCTCCGGCTGCCCTTCTACCGCAACGACTACGTCCTCGCCCTCGACCCGGCCGGACAGCCGACGCACACCCGCGCCAACTTCGTCCGCGGCAAGGACGGCTCGGTCGAATGGCTCCGGTACGGCGGCCGCCTGTTCCGCCACAACCCCGCCGGCACCCGCAAGGTGCGCCCGGCCAACCTGCACCAGCGCCTGCTCTAG
- a CDS encoding RNA polymerase sigma factor, with protein MTFEDIYRQEWGQVVATLIRVTGDWELAEECAQEAFAAALERWPRDGVPDKPGAWLTTTARNRAIDWLRRETVGAAKLKEVAAMGVELDPPYDVPDDRLRLMFTCCHPALAMEARVALTLRTLTGLSTAEIARAFLVPETTMSKRLTRAKQKIQYAGIPYRIPPAHLLPERTPAVLAVLYLLFNEGYSDVVRSNLSGEAIRLARLLVQLMPDEPEAAGLLALMLLHDARRETRLADDGALVTLEDQDRTRWDHSQITEGVDLLDSALQRGAAGPYQVQAAIAACHATARTAADTDWPQIAALYRQLKQTPVVALNRAVAIGMADGPAVGLRLVDDLAAGPLAGYHLLPATRADFLRRLGRCAEAAPAYQEALQLAATEAERLYLQRRLAELSV; from the coding sequence GTGACCTTCGAGGACATCTACCGGCAGGAGTGGGGCCAGGTGGTCGCCACTCTGATCCGCGTGACCGGTGACTGGGAGCTGGCCGAGGAGTGCGCCCAGGAGGCGTTCGCCGCGGCGCTGGAGCGCTGGCCGCGGGACGGCGTACCCGACAAGCCGGGTGCCTGGCTCACCACCACCGCACGCAACCGTGCGATCGACTGGCTCCGCCGGGAGACAGTCGGCGCCGCCAAGCTCAAGGAAGTGGCCGCGATGGGGGTCGAGCTGGATCCGCCGTACGACGTGCCGGACGACCGGCTGCGGTTGATGTTCACCTGCTGCCATCCCGCACTGGCCATGGAAGCGCGGGTGGCGTTGACGCTGCGCACGCTGACCGGTCTGAGCACGGCGGAGATCGCGCGGGCGTTCCTCGTACCGGAGACGACCATGTCGAAGCGGCTGACCAGAGCCAAGCAGAAGATCCAGTACGCCGGCATCCCGTACCGAATCCCTCCTGCCCACCTGCTGCCCGAGCGGACACCCGCCGTACTCGCGGTGTTGTACCTGCTGTTCAACGAGGGGTACTCCGACGTCGTCCGAAGCAATCTGAGTGGTGAAGCGATCAGATTGGCCAGACTGCTCGTCCAGCTCATGCCAGACGAACCCGAGGCCGCAGGACTGCTTGCGCTGATGCTGCTGCACGACGCTCGTCGCGAGACGCGGCTGGCCGACGACGGGGCTCTTGTCACGCTTGAAGACCAGGACCGCACTCGCTGGGACCACAGTCAGATCACCGAGGGCGTCGACCTGCTGGACTCAGCCCTCCAGCGTGGCGCCGCGGGCCCGTACCAGGTGCAGGCCGCCATAGCTGCCTGTCACGCCACTGCACGCACAGCGGCTGATACGGACTGGCCTCAGATCGCTGCCCTGTACAGACAGCTCAAGCAGACTCCGGTGGTGGCACTCAACCGGGCTGTTGCGATCGGCATGGCCGACGGACCGGCCGTAGGGCTACGCCTGGTCGATGACCTCGCCGCCGGTCCGCTGGCCGGCTACCACTTGCTGCCGGCAACCCGCGCGGACTTCCTCCGCCGGCTCGGGCGGTGCGCCGAGGCAGCACCGGCGTACCAGGAGGCTCTCCAGCTGGCTGCGACGGAGGCGGAGCGGCTGTATCTGCAGAGGCGGCTGGCGGAGCTGTCTGTCTGA
- a CDS encoding VOC family protein, which produces MIISLPIEDRPRSYAFYQEALGLTPVGEPAEDGIPEPLQFALTDDVTMMLIPTEGFGWVLGDQPATPPGTSECILTVHADNEAAVGALVARAVAAGAKLVTEPARKPWAYFATFTDPDGHLWMVETA; this is translated from the coding sequence ATGATCATCAGCCTCCCGATCGAGGACCGGCCCCGCTCGTACGCCTTCTACCAGGAGGCCCTCGGCCTGACGCCGGTCGGCGAGCCGGCCGAGGACGGCATCCCAGAACCCCTGCAGTTCGCCCTGACGGACGACGTCACCATGATGCTGATCCCGACCGAGGGCTTTGGATGGGTGCTCGGCGACCAGCCGGCCACCCCGCCCGGCACCAGCGAATGCATCCTCACCGTCCACGCCGACAACGAGGCGGCCGTCGGTGCCCTAGTAGCCAGAGCGGTGGCTGCCGGCGCCAAGCTCGTCACCGAACCGGCCCGGAAACCCTGGGCCTACTTCGCCACGTTCACCGACCCCGACGGCCACCTCTGGATGGTCGAGACCGCCTGA
- a CDS encoding YciI family protein, giving the protein MKYLLMICGDESHANDGCGGWSEEMERRGVVEGGAGLRPPTEATTVRVRDDELLLTDGPFAETKEQIGGFVLINCADLDEAIEIAAKHPAAGYGTIEIRPVLEPPV; this is encoded by the coding sequence TTGAAGTACCTGCTGATGATCTGTGGTGACGAGTCGCACGCGAACGACGGCTGCGGCGGCTGGTCGGAGGAGATGGAGCGGCGCGGTGTGGTCGAGGGCGGCGCCGGGCTGCGTCCGCCGACGGAGGCGACGACGGTCCGGGTGCGGGACGACGAGCTGCTGCTCACCGACGGGCCGTTCGCCGAGACGAAGGAGCAGATCGGTGGTTTCGTGCTGATCAACTGCGCCGACCTGGACGAGGCGATCGAGATCGCGGCCAAGCATCCGGCGGCAGGCTACGGGACCATCGAGATTCGTCCGGTGCTGGAGCCACCGGTGTGA
- a CDS encoding VOC family protein encodes MTGRIVHFEVPYDDGERARAFYREAFGWNLTEMPDMGYTMVSTGPVNEQSMPAEPGFINGGMFQRTEELRRPSLTVDVPDIDAALKTIESLGGERVGEKLPVGDMGYAAYFKDPEGNILGLWQTA; translated from the coding sequence ATGACCGGACGAATTGTGCACTTCGAGGTGCCGTACGACGACGGCGAGCGGGCGCGGGCGTTCTACCGCGAGGCGTTCGGGTGGAACCTGACGGAGATGCCCGACATGGGCTACACGATGGTGTCGACCGGACCGGTGAACGAGCAGTCGATGCCGGCCGAGCCCGGCTTCATCAACGGCGGGATGTTCCAGCGCACCGAGGAGCTCCGCCGGCCGTCGCTGACCGTCGACGTCCCGGACATCGACGCCGCGCTGAAGACCATTGAGAGCCTCGGCGGCGAACGCGTCGGCGAGAAGCTCCCGGTCGGCGACATGGGTTACGCGGCGTACTTCAAGGACCCGGAGGGCAACATCCTCGGGCTCTGGCAGACCGCCTGA
- a CDS encoding DUF4242 domain-containing protein: MPLYMDIHHITDGVSADDVAKAHAADLQTEAGYQVRYLRYWVNEPLGKVFCLVEAPSADAASMVHREAHGLVADEIFQVQEGA; encoded by the coding sequence ATGCCGCTGTACATGGACATCCACCACATCACCGACGGCGTCTCGGCAGATGACGTCGCCAAGGCCCACGCCGCCGACCTGCAGACCGAAGCCGGTTACCAGGTGCGCTACCTGCGGTACTGGGTGAACGAGCCCCTCGGCAAGGTGTTCTGCCTGGTCGAGGCCCCGTCGGCGGACGCGGCGTCGATGGTGCACCGCGAAGCGCACGGTCTCGTCGCGGACGAGATCTTCCAGGTTCAGGAAGGGGCCTGA
- a CDS encoding maleylpyruvate isomerase family mycothiol-dependent enzyme — translation MTDIRSAVAGERTELADVLAGLPEEDWDKATLCKGWRVRELVAHITMPYRISMPRFLAGLIKAGGKFDRYADRQARADADALSAEDLVDCLRQNVNHPWKPPCGGSVGALSHDVIHGLDVTVALGIDRQIPAERMHHILDDLNPKQVKYFGVDLTGVQLQATDLEWTYGTGAPLTGAAQDLLLVICGRTLPPNHLSGSDAARFTAGVTR, via the coding sequence ATGACGGATATCAGAAGCGCGGTCGCAGGCGAGCGGACCGAGCTGGCGGACGTGCTGGCCGGGCTGCCGGAGGAGGACTGGGACAAAGCTACGTTGTGCAAGGGCTGGCGGGTCCGGGAGCTGGTTGCTCACATCACCATGCCGTACCGGATCTCCATGCCGCGGTTCCTGGCCGGACTGATCAAGGCAGGCGGCAAGTTCGACCGGTACGCCGACCGGCAGGCCCGCGCGGACGCAGACGCGTTGTCTGCAGAGGATCTGGTCGACTGTCTCCGCCAGAACGTCAACCACCCGTGGAAGCCGCCATGTGGTGGCTCTGTGGGTGCACTCTCGCACGACGTGATCCACGGCCTCGACGTGACCGTTGCGCTGGGCATCGATCGTCAGATCCCTGCCGAGCGGATGCACCACATCCTGGACGACCTGAATCCCAAGCAGGTCAAGTACTTCGGCGTCGACCTCACCGGCGTCCAACTGCAGGCGACCGACCTCGAATGGACCTACGGCACCGGCGCACCGCTCACCGGCGCCGCCCAGGACCTCCTCCTGGTCATCTGCGGCCGTACCCTGCCACCGAACCACCTGAGCGGCTCCGACGCCGCCCGATTCACCGCTGGAGTGACCCGATGA
- a CDS encoding aldo/keto reductase — translation MKRRILGATGISVSDIALGAMMFGAMGNQDHEDSVRIIHRALDAGINLVDTADVYSGGESEEIVGTAIRGRRDDVVLASKFGLPMGADPNQRGASRRWIMQSVENSLRRLGTDHLDLYQLHRPDHDTDPAETLSALSDLVQAGKIRAFGSSMFPAETIVEAQWSAERHGAHRFLTEQTMYSILTRRPEASVFPVTQQHGLGVLTFSPLNSGWLSGRANPASSHRASTRPDHYDPSTPTGQAKTAAVAKLSALADEAGMTLPHLAIAFVRAHPAVTSVLIGPRTQEQLDSLLPAAEIELSGDILDRIDEIVAPGTELDPADNYAATPPAIEHAHVRRRS, via the coding sequence GTGAAACGCAGAATCCTCGGCGCCACCGGCATCTCGGTCAGCGACATCGCCCTCGGCGCGATGATGTTCGGCGCGATGGGCAATCAGGACCACGAGGACTCGGTCCGGATCATCCACCGCGCCCTCGACGCCGGCATCAACCTCGTCGACACCGCCGACGTGTACTCCGGCGGCGAGTCCGAGGAGATCGTCGGTACGGCGATCCGCGGCCGGCGCGACGACGTCGTACTGGCGAGCAAGTTCGGTCTGCCGATGGGCGCGGACCCGAATCAGCGCGGAGCCTCCCGGCGCTGGATCATGCAGTCGGTCGAGAACAGCCTGCGCCGGCTCGGCACCGATCACCTCGATCTGTACCAGCTGCACCGGCCGGACCACGACACCGATCCCGCGGAGACGTTGTCCGCGCTGTCCGATCTGGTGCAGGCGGGGAAGATCCGGGCCTTCGGTTCGTCGATGTTCCCGGCGGAGACGATCGTCGAGGCGCAGTGGTCCGCGGAGCGCCACGGCGCGCACCGGTTCCTGACCGAGCAGACCATGTACTCGATCCTCACCCGGCGCCCGGAGGCGTCCGTGTTCCCGGTGACTCAGCAGCACGGGCTGGGCGTACTCACCTTCAGCCCGCTGAACAGCGGTTGGCTGTCCGGCCGGGCGAACCCGGCGTCGTCGCACCGGGCGTCGACGCGGCCGGACCACTACGACCCCTCGACCCCGACCGGTCAGGCCAAGACCGCGGCGGTGGCGAAGCTCAGCGCGTTGGCCGACGAGGCCGGGATGACCCTGCCGCACCTGGCCATCGCCTTCGTTCGCGCGCACCCGGCCGTGACGTCCGTGCTGATCGGTCCGCGTACGCAGGAGCAACTCGACAGCCTGTTGCCGGCTGCGGAGATCGAGCTGTCCGGCGACATCCTCGACCGGATCGACGAGATCGTTGCACCAGGCACCGAACTGGACCCGGCCGACAACTACGCCGCCACCCCGCCGGCGATCGAGCACGCCCACGTCCGCCGCCGCTCCTAG
- a CDS encoding helix-turn-helix domain-containing protein: MAESPTPVLDVLLHPIRWRIAQRVLGREVTTTDLKRDLPDIPATTLYRHVAALIDAGYLTVVRERKIRGTTERTLSLDQTKVGRIDEREARAMTPEQHRQAFLLLLTGLAADFDRAVERGDLEARLPQLGYSQLALYVGPEDLDAIRDGVNAVIEPHLSEAPGKDRVTLSFIALPDV, encoded by the coding sequence ATGGCGGAGTCGCCGACCCCGGTGCTGGACGTCCTGCTGCACCCGATCCGCTGGCGCATCGCGCAGCGGGTGCTCGGGCGTGAGGTGACCACGACCGACCTGAAACGCGACCTCCCGGACATCCCGGCCACCACGCTCTACCGGCACGTCGCCGCGCTGATCGACGCCGGCTACCTGACCGTCGTCCGCGAGCGCAAGATCCGCGGTACGACGGAGCGCACGCTCAGCCTGGACCAGACCAAGGTCGGCCGGATCGACGAGCGCGAGGCCCGCGCGATGACGCCCGAACAGCATCGCCAGGCGTTCCTGCTGCTGCTCACCGGCCTGGCCGCGGACTTCGACCGAGCGGTCGAGCGCGGCGACCTGGAAGCCCGTCTGCCCCAGCTCGGCTACAGCCAACTGGCCCTGTATGTCGGTCCCGAAGACCTCGACGCGATCCGCGACGGCGTCAACGCCGTCATCGAGCCGCACCTGAGCGAAGCCCCGGGCAAGGACCGCGTGACGCTGTCCTTCATCGCGCTCCCCGACGTCTAG
- a CDS encoding LacI family DNA-binding transcriptional regulator has protein sequence MNPTLTDVAQRAGVSLSTASRAFSDPDRIGRDTLRRIITAAEEIGYVASAGRRSRAAGLPTRSATVAMIVPDIGNPVWASFVKAAQAHGWNRRQTVVLTDTDGSPDREREIIGELHERVDGFVVCSPRLPAHDIVELCGDTPLVLVNRTSSEASSVVPDAADGLRQALEYLRVLGHEHVAYAQGSPLSWSNQTRVEAIQQLAEQTDIELEVLGWQAETVAGGQAVAASVVASGATAVIAHNDLMALGIISGAAALGVEVPGELSVVGIDDTPLAEVGRPTLTSIQVPMSRAGVMSIDMLHQQLTAEPGQTPSVPRAVTLPTQLVVRQSTGPVAGWTPARRDRGEA, from the coding sequence GTGAACCCCACCCTGACCGACGTCGCGCAGCGCGCGGGCGTCTCGTTGTCGACCGCGTCCCGGGCGTTCAGCGACCCGGACCGGATCGGCCGCGACACCCTGCGCCGGATCATCACCGCCGCGGAGGAGATCGGGTACGTCGCCTCGGCCGGCCGCCGCTCGCGGGCGGCCGGCCTGCCGACCCGCTCGGCCACAGTCGCGATGATCGTCCCGGACATCGGCAACCCGGTGTGGGCGAGCTTCGTCAAGGCCGCCCAGGCGCACGGCTGGAACCGCCGCCAGACCGTCGTGCTGACCGACACCGACGGCAGCCCGGACCGCGAGCGGGAGATCATCGGCGAGCTGCACGAGCGCGTCGACGGGTTCGTCGTCTGCTCGCCCCGGTTGCCCGCGCACGACATCGTCGAGTTGTGCGGTGACACCCCGCTCGTCCTGGTGAACCGGACGAGCAGCGAGGCGAGCAGCGTCGTACCGGATGCGGCTGACGGTCTGCGGCAGGCGCTGGAATACCTGCGCGTCCTCGGTCACGAGCATGTCGCCTACGCCCAGGGCTCACCGCTGTCCTGGTCGAACCAGACCCGGGTGGAAGCGATCCAGCAGCTCGCCGAGCAGACCGACATCGAACTCGAGGTGCTCGGCTGGCAGGCGGAGACGGTGGCCGGTGGGCAGGCTGTGGCGGCCAGTGTCGTCGCCTCCGGCGCCACCGCCGTGATCGCCCACAACGACCTGATGGCACTGGGCATCATCTCCGGCGCAGCCGCGCTCGGTGTCGAGGTGCCTGGAGAGCTGAGCGTCGTCGGCATCGACGACACCCCGCTCGCGGAGGTCGGCCGGCCGACGCTGACCAGCATCCAGGTGCCGATGTCGCGCGCCGGTGTGATGAGCATCGACATGCTTCACCAGCAACTGACTGCGGAGCCTGGCCAGACTCCCTCCGTTCCGAGAGCCGTCACACTGCCGACTCAGCTGGTCGTCCGCC
- a CDS encoding ATP-binding protein, with protein MLLLERGSALEALTQYAAQARAGEGRVVLVSGEAGAGKSALLEQLREDLDDVDWVAGTCDGLITPRPLGPLFEIAEQLGGELLEACNRDAGRDELFTVLLRRLSAPGPPVVVAIEDLHWADESTLDLVRFLGRRIRTTRSLLLVTFRDDAIRSDEALRITLGGLAGERAMRRVTVPALSADAVAILAADSGLAAEDVYRLSGGNAFFVQEVVQSGSELPASARDAVLARFARLSDSARAVLDVVAVAGFRVELSLLESLGIPNSDLDELVLAGALVSEARSLRFRHEINRRAVESEIPVHRKSAIHAQLLAALQRSDADEAVLAFHADGAGDRDALLRYAPAAGDRAAGLGAHREAVEHFEAALRFADHVVPRTAADLYSRLAAEASVIEHWELALDAGRRALELWTTVADPLRESEAMRALSATMWRLCRGPESMELAVAAVDVVRDSSATPELARAYAHLAQLQSHHGEIEAASVLLQQAGDLVDVLDLPEVRSDVANTGAVVAWTAGEEWMPLLHRALDIAMDLGAHEQTARAYANLSSALCDFGRFAEAESYYALGAAFCEDHNLVRLGFSLQVTWGEILLGIGRWDEALDVSRQVLASGASPFNRLSAAIVAGRILARRGDGDPWPDLDEAVTSADATGRPDLIGLARSARAEAHWLAGDLATARQDVTVGSVHVDRAHSWIQGQIAIWQARLGATPSSTRLPEPYARSVSGDFDRAAELWEGIGSSYDAALALLDSGSEPGMREALRRFDAVGAVAAARLTRRRMRRLGLRAIPSGAHPSTRSDAAGMTRREREVMTLVAAGQSNATISAQLVISPRTVEHHVAAILAKLGVGSRTLVAAEARRRGLLEN; from the coding sequence ATGCTGTTGCTCGAGCGGGGCAGCGCTCTGGAGGCGTTGACGCAGTACGCGGCACAAGCCCGAGCCGGTGAGGGACGGGTGGTACTCGTCTCGGGCGAGGCCGGCGCCGGCAAGTCCGCTCTGCTGGAGCAGCTTCGAGAAGATCTCGACGATGTCGACTGGGTCGCGGGGACCTGCGACGGCTTGATCACTCCCAGACCACTCGGCCCGTTGTTCGAGATCGCTGAGCAGTTGGGCGGTGAGTTGCTCGAGGCGTGCAACCGCGATGCGGGACGCGACGAGTTGTTCACCGTCCTGCTCCGCCGCCTGTCGGCCCCGGGTCCGCCGGTCGTCGTCGCGATCGAGGATCTGCACTGGGCCGACGAGTCCACGCTCGACCTCGTCCGGTTCCTCGGCCGCCGCATCCGGACGACGCGATCGTTGCTCCTCGTCACCTTTCGCGACGACGCGATCCGGTCGGACGAGGCGCTGCGCATCACCCTGGGCGGACTTGCCGGTGAGCGGGCGATGCGTCGGGTGACCGTTCCCGCGCTGTCGGCCGACGCGGTCGCGATCCTTGCCGCCGACAGTGGACTTGCGGCCGAGGACGTCTACCGCCTGAGCGGCGGGAACGCGTTCTTCGTCCAGGAGGTCGTGCAGTCCGGGAGCGAGTTGCCCGCTTCCGCGCGCGACGCCGTTCTCGCACGCTTCGCACGGCTGAGTGACTCGGCGCGGGCTGTGCTCGACGTCGTGGCCGTCGCCGGATTCCGCGTCGAGCTGAGTCTGCTCGAGTCGTTGGGCATCCCAAACAGTGATCTCGACGAGCTTGTCCTCGCCGGTGCGCTGGTCAGCGAGGCGAGATCGCTGCGGTTCCGCCACGAGATCAACCGGCGTGCGGTGGAGAGCGAGATCCCCGTGCATCGCAAGTCTGCGATCCACGCCCAGCTCCTCGCAGCGCTGCAGCGCTCAGACGCCGATGAGGCGGTGCTGGCTTTTCACGCCGACGGCGCGGGCGACCGGGACGCCTTACTGCGTTATGCGCCGGCCGCGGGGGATCGGGCGGCCGGTCTCGGCGCACACCGGGAGGCTGTCGAGCACTTCGAGGCGGCGTTGCGGTTCGCCGACCACGTCGTACCGCGAACGGCTGCCGACCTGTACTCGCGGCTCGCGGCCGAGGCATCGGTGATCGAACACTGGGAGCTGGCCCTCGACGCGGGTCGGCGGGCGCTGGAGCTGTGGACCACGGTGGCCGATCCGCTCCGCGAGAGTGAGGCGATGCGTGCACTGTCGGCAACGATGTGGCGACTGTGTCGAGGCCCGGAATCGATGGAGCTTGCCGTCGCGGCCGTCGACGTCGTCCGCGACAGCAGCGCGACGCCCGAGCTCGCCCGCGCGTACGCACATCTGGCGCAGTTGCAGAGTCACCACGGTGAGATCGAGGCGGCGTCGGTCTTGCTGCAGCAGGCCGGCGACCTGGTCGACGTACTGGATCTACCGGAGGTTCGCAGCGACGTGGCGAACACGGGTGCCGTCGTCGCATGGACGGCCGGCGAGGAGTGGATGCCTCTGCTGCATCGCGCGCTGGACATCGCGATGGATCTCGGAGCCCACGAGCAGACAGCGCGTGCCTACGCGAACCTGAGTAGCGCGCTGTGCGACTTCGGCCGGTTCGCCGAGGCCGAGTCCTACTACGCGTTGGGTGCGGCCTTCTGCGAGGACCACAACCTGGTCCGGCTGGGATTCTCCCTGCAGGTCACCTGGGGCGAGATCCTGCTGGGCATAGGCCGGTGGGACGAGGCGCTCGACGTGAGCCGGCAGGTTCTCGCCAGCGGCGCCTCGCCGTTCAACCGGCTCTCCGCCGCCATCGTGGCAGGCCGGATCCTTGCCCGGCGGGGCGACGGTGACCCATGGCCTGACTTGGACGAAGCGGTCACCAGTGCCGACGCGACCGGGCGTCCGGACCTGATCGGACTCGCCCGGTCCGCGCGGGCGGAGGCGCACTGGCTGGCGGGGGATCTCGCCACCGCACGGCAGGACGTCACTGTCGGGAGCGTCCATGTCGATCGGGCCCACAGCTGGATCCAAGGACAGATCGCGATCTGGCAGGCACGTCTCGGCGCCACACCATCGTCGACCAGACTCCCGGAGCCGTACGCTCGCTCGGTGAGCGGGGACTTCGATCGTGCGGCCGAACTGTGGGAAGGCATCGGGAGTTCGTACGACGCCGCACTCGCGCTGCTCGACTCCGGTTCGGAGCCGGGGATGCGGGAGGCGCTCCGCCGCTTCGACGCGGTCGGAGCGGTCGCCGCCGCGAGGCTGACGCGGCGACGGATGCGCCGGCTCGGTCTGCGCGCGATCCCTTCCGGCGCGCATCCGTCGACCCGGTCGGACGCCGCCGGCATGACCCGCCGCGAGCGCGAGGTGATGACGCTGGTCGCGGCCGGCCAGTCGAACGCGACCATCTCCGCGCAGCTGGTGATCTCGCCACGGACCGTCGAGCACCACGTCGCCGCGATCCTCGCCAAGCTGGGAGTCGGATCGCGAACGCTCGTCGCAGCCGAAGCCCGTCGCCGCGGTCTGCTCGAAAACTAG
- a CDS encoding alpha/beta fold hydrolase, translating to MTRLAFRRTGTGPPLVLLHGIGMSHRAWSPVIDGLAERFDVIAVDLPGFGESPPLAAGAEPHPAALADAVAALLDELGIMAPVVAGNSLGGWVALELAEVRPTAAVVLISPAGLWPGRTPLYNRISLRATRWLARQWVEPLSRLVDHRFGRAVVLRQVVGRPFRMSPELARAMVWDMATGAGFDAALHAARDRHYLAWPGPEVPITVAFGSRDLLLRRQSRHVEQLPPGTRIELLPGCGHVPMSDDPSAVVALITAAARRIRLVEPA from the coding sequence ATGACCCGGCTCGCCTTTCGCCGAACCGGGACCGGACCGCCGCTGGTGCTGTTGCACGGCATCGGAATGTCGCACCGAGCGTGGTCTCCGGTGATCGACGGACTGGCCGAGCGCTTCGACGTCATCGCCGTCGATCTGCCCGGCTTCGGGGAGTCGCCACCGCTGGCGGCAGGGGCGGAACCGCATCCGGCGGCGCTGGCGGATGCGGTCGCCGCCCTGCTCGACGAGCTCGGCATCATGGCGCCCGTTGTCGCCGGGAACTCGCTCGGCGGGTGGGTCGCGCTCGAACTGGCCGAAGTCAGACCGACCGCCGCAGTCGTGCTGATCTCACCCGCAGGCCTCTGGCCGGGACGGACGCCGCTGTACAACCGGATCAGCCTGCGGGCCACCAGATGGCTCGCACGACAGTGGGTCGAGCCACTGTCGCGGCTGGTGGACCACAGGTTCGGACGTGCCGTCGTACTGCGCCAAGTCGTCGGCCGGCCGTTCCGGATGAGTCCCGAGCTGGCGCGGGCGATGGTGTGGGACATGGCGACCGGCGCCGGATTCGACGCCGCCCTCCATGCCGCCCGTGATCGGCACTACCTGGCTTGGCCGGGGCCGGAGGTGCCGATCACGGTTGCCTTCGGCTCGCGGGATCTGCTGTTGCGCCGGCAGTCGCGACACGTCGAGCAGCTCCCGCCCGGAACCCGGATCGAGCTGTTGCCCGGCTGCGGTCACGTCCCGATGAGCGACGATCCGTCCGCCGTTGTTGCCCTCATCACGGCAGCGGCCCGCCGGATCCGGTTGGTCGAGCCCGCCTAG